In Aricia agestis chromosome 16, ilAriAges1.1, whole genome shotgun sequence, one genomic interval encodes:
- the LOC121735110 gene encoding uncharacterized protein LOC121735110, with protein MPRGKSRSGSEGSETEPKSTTSKHSNKSGENVKIVTNATQVIATDPSQRKSRRRRNQERVEMLARPNARRLRTLWQEKCAVLPKERRDKIKSALEEDYFLTPEQTEQYFLALNETMKRRSLAGADERKAEMERKRQLQQRQKWLVDFSAQVAYRLCDYVEKGQKEMLVTNRLRSIADVVLERVAEILGEPKPSRTHPGRLARFMVAVSDRIAVWIERAVYRADALDIEDTGADDHMRLDVFFVLCFIALTSAAPQLIWPGVVAPTGLGGTVVAGPTVVNGLTAPTLGLGRIVAPGIISYGLIFFVLCFVALAVADPQVLVGPGLVAPLAPRTVVAGPTVVNGLGALGLGGVIAPGVIGVI; from the exons atgCCTAGAGGTAAATCGCGTTCGGGTTCGGAAGGATCAGAAACGGAACCAAAGAGTACAACATCAAAACATTCAAACAAATCTGGCGAAAATGTAAAAATTGTCACTAATGCAACTCAAG TCATAGCAACGGATCCCAGCCAGCGCAAATCCCGGCGCCGTCGTAACCAGGAGCGAGTGGAAATGCTAGCACGGCCCAACGCGCGGCGCTTGCGCACGCTATGGCAGGAGAAATGCGCGGTGCTACCCAAGGAGAGGCGGGATAAGATCAAGAGCGCCTTGGAGGAGGATTACTTTTTGACACCCGA ACAAACGGAGCAGTATTTCTTGGCATTAAATGAGACCATGAAGAGACGGTCCCTGGCCGGCGCTGACGAGAGGAAAGCGGAGATGGAGCGAAAGAGACAGCTGCAGCAGAGACAGAAGTGGCTTGTGGACTTTAGTGCACAA gtggCGTATCGTTTATGCGACTATGTCGAGAAAGGCCAGAAGGAGATGTTGGTGACAAACCGACTGAGAAGTATAGCTGACGTGGTTTTGGAACGAGTCGCAGAAATTCTAG GTGAGCCGAAGCCATCCCGCACGCATCCTGGCCGCCTCGCCCGCTTCATGGTAGCCGTGTCCGACCGCATAGCAGTGTGGATAGAGCGCGCTGTCTACCGCGCGGACGCCCTGGACATCGAAGACACGGGCGCCGACGACCACATGCGTCTCGAC GTATTCTTCGTTCTCTGCTTCATCGCTCTGACCAGCGCAGCTCCCCAGCTGATCTGGCCAGGAGTCGTCGCACCTACTGGACTGGGAGGG ACCGTTGTCGCCGGGCCAACTGTTGTGAACGGCCTCACCGCCCCCACCCTCGGCCTGGGCCGCATCGTCGCTCCCGGCATCATC tcgtatGGGCTC atCTTCTTCGTTCTGTGCTTTGTGGCCCTGGCCGTAGCCGACCCTCAGGTGTTGGTTGGGCCTGGCCTAGTGGCGCCACTGGCTCCTAGG ACGGTGGTAGCCGGCCCAACAGTGGTGAACGGTCTGGGCGCGCTGGGCCTGGGCGGCGTCATCGCGCCCGGTGTCATCGGCGTTATATAA